One genomic region from Thermoleptolyngbya sichuanensis A183 encodes:
- the cysE gene encoding serine O-acetyltransferase — translation MLETLIADFRVIFERDPAARNWLEVLFCYPGLQALLMHRFAHRLYQMRLPFLPRLISHLARFLTGIEIHPGAQIGSGVFIDHGMGVVIGETAIVGNYALIYQGVTLGGTGKESGKRHPTLGENVVVGAGAKVLGNLNIGDNVRIGAGSVVLRDVPADCTVVGVPGRVVYRGGERVDPLEHNRLPDSEAEVIRALLDRIEGLEQQMESLKRERAQTPHLSVPAVEHRPLVAAFVVPSDAEAEPQQAPAVEVKSKCRLSDRVIEEFLNGAGI, via the coding sequence GTGCTAGAGACACTCATCGCCGACTTTCGCGTCATCTTTGAGCGAGATCCTGCCGCTCGAAACTGGTTAGAAGTTCTCTTTTGCTATCCCGGTCTACAAGCCCTGTTGATGCACCGTTTTGCCCATCGTTTGTATCAGATGCGGCTGCCCTTCTTGCCGCGTTTGATTTCCCATCTGGCCCGCTTTTTGACGGGCATCGAGATTCACCCAGGCGCACAGATTGGCAGCGGCGTGTTTATCGACCACGGCATGGGGGTGGTCATTGGCGAAACGGCGATCGTGGGTAACTACGCGCTAATTTACCAGGGCGTGACCCTGGGCGGCACGGGCAAAGAAAGCGGCAAGCGCCACCCGACGCTGGGCGAAAACGTGGTCGTCGGCGCGGGCGCAAAGGTGTTGGGCAACCTGAACATTGGCGATAACGTGCGAATTGGTGCGGGGTCTGTGGTGCTGCGCGACGTGCCCGCCGATTGCACGGTGGTTGGTGTGCCTGGACGGGTGGTGTATCGCGGTGGTGAACGGGTCGATCCGCTGGAACACAACCGCCTGCCTGACTCGGAAGCTGAGGTGATTCGTGCCCTGCTGGATCGCATCGAAGGGTTGGAACAGCAGATGGAAAGCCTGAAACGGGAACGGGCGCAAACGCCGCATCTGTCCGTTCCCGCAGTGGAGCATCGCCCGCTGGTTGCTGCCTTCGTCGTGCCGTCTGATGCAGAAGCCGAACCGCAACAAGCGCCAGCCGTTGAGGTCAAATCCAAGTGTCGCTTGAGCGATCGCGTGATTGAAGAATTTCTGAACGGCGCAGGTATCTAA